The Balearica regulorum gibbericeps isolate bBalReg1 chromosome 17, bBalReg1.pri, whole genome shotgun sequence region AGAACCAGACTCCCTGGGACACGTGCCAGGACCGTCAGGGGTCTGCTGCCCTTACAGAGGGAAATCCTGTCCACCATACCTCCAGCTCCTTCAGGTCATGAAGGCTGTTGCTCTCTGCATACTTCTGGTCTGCCACGAGGGCTGTAATTTCATTCTGTGTAAACACAAGCACATGGAGGGGGTACTGGCTGAATGCCCACCAGAGGTGCCTAACAGAGGCTGGGGACCATCCCTCCACCCTGGGAGCAGGGACACCCCACCTAACCCCTCCAGAGACCACTGTCCCCAGACTAGGAGGGCAGGTGATGAccccacagcaggcagcacttctcactgcagccagccccacaTGTGGCCAAGGTGGCTCTTGGCCTCTCCTGGatattgcaatatttttgcTGGGTACACGGTGGCAGCATTGAGACAGTTTTAGCTGTGAGAACACAGCATTCTGCCTATTGGAGTTATATATTTGGCTACCCCTTTGCATTCCCCTAATCCCACCCGTGAGCTGGGCTCTGGTGTGCGTGGTGATGCTGGATACATGGGAGAGTAAAAACCCACCCCAGTCCAAAAGCAccagctgaggaaggggagaCATGAAGAGCCTGGGACAGACCTGGAGGTCCTTGATTTTCCACTGTATCTTCTCCATCTCATTGTTCAGCTCAGTGATGTACTTGAAGCAGGCAaagttcttctcctccttttcgATGAAGCTATTCAGCAGATGATCAATGTTCCCATCCTCTGTCAGTTCCAGCAGGCGGTTGTAAGCCACCACCCGGCTCCCGAAGCTCTCTCCTTGGCTCTGCTTCGCTCGCTGGGCTGCCTTCAGGGCTGAGGGCGAGATGGAGAGTCTGGACTGTGCATGTCCCTGTGGGCTGCCCTTTGCAGAGCCTTCCCCTGTGGGTGCTCTGGGGTTGGGCAGGGTGctcggggcagggggagcagcaCTGGAGGGGCCAAGGGTGTCTTTCTTTCACCCAGAAACTAAGCAGGGAGCTCACGGTCTGCATGGGAATGGGGCAAACACAGTGGGATCCCTCCCTGGGAGGATAAAAGGAGCCATAGTTGCACATACAGGTagctccctgcctccccatccctccctctcccccaagCACACCCCAAGACACATGGCTTTGGGTGGCCTCACTCAGTTATCACTGgtcatccttttcttctgtaggGCAAAGGGTGGGTGAAGGAGcctgtgggcagggagaggtCCTGCCTTTAGGGTGCAGTGCTATAAGCAGCCCCCTTGCCAACCCTGGGCTCCTGGTTTGCAGTCCCAGTTGCACGTGGTTTCTGTCATCTggtaccttttttctttttggcctGTTCCTCCAATTCAGAGCGATCTGTAAATTTGGCGATTGCGAAGGCTTTCAGTTTGTTCTCCTGGTGAAGGACACGCTCCCGCTCCTGCAGCTCGACATTGTACTGGACAATGTCTTTGCTGTGTGTTTCTTTCATGGCTGAAATCTTTGCCAGAACCTCCATCCTGCCCACAGAGAGCAGTAGGTTACACCATGTATAAGGACTTGTATTCCTGGCCATTCCCATGAGTGTCCGTGCCTGTCCTAGGAAAGCCCCCGTGATACCGTGCACATTGCCCGGCTCTCATCCAGACGCAGCTGTGTTAGCCCAAGGCCAGCAGCAAGCTAAGATAGCTCTTGGTGGGGCTTTGGACTCAAACACAGCACCCAGCTGTGGCAGCCGGGCTCACTGTGACCGGAGCTGGCTGGCCTCTGCTCCAGGTCTGCTGCATCTCCCTATACGGGCTCAGGTGGGACTCAGAGAAAAGAGACTGCTCCATGGGGCAATTCACCTCATCCCAGAAAAACATCTGGGATAGGTGGAGTAAATCACACCCTGGAGGTACCAGCCTCCCTGCACTGACCAGGCACCTAGCCCTTAGCACCCAGCTCTAGACAAGAGCGGTGAATCCTCTCTCCGAAGTTGCAGTCGGTCTGTCTTTACATCGATACTCATCACTGGCATTGCTGTCGGTGCCAAGTTTGTCACAGAGGGTTCGCAAGGCCATGTACCGCTGCTTGTAGGCTTGTGCGGATCGCTTAATGGCAGTGTtcatccttctcctctgctgatCTAGCTTCTTACGGAGCTTCAAGTAGGAGTTGTCCAAAGCGGCTTTCTGGATTCGCAGGCTTTCAATCTCTTCTCGGAGCTCGCTGTTTCTGGTCAAGATGGTATCGAAATGGACAGTGacctggggagagggaagcaaaAGGTTTGAGGCTGGTGCCAGACTGGGGGACTCAGGTCTCTGCCGAAAGACCTTGACCAAGGCTGGGACAAACACAGCGCAAGAGATTTTAAGTTGGCCCTGCACCATCCTCCTCCCAAAGTCAAGGGAGGCAGCAGTAGGCCAGGTCGATCATGACAGAGACCTGGAGCTGGCGTTGTCCAAGGCAaggtggctgcaggcagctcagtTTTATCACTAAAcaggtgcagaccttcaggcTTCTTGGCATGGCACAAGTGCTGCATTTGGGTCACCAAGCTTGAAGGAGCCTTTGAGATATTCCGGGAGCAATCAGGCCAGGGGAACAAGCCAGGTCCTTTATGCAGCTTGTGTCAACTAAATGCATTTGCACCATCACCCTTTGTCCTGACCAAAAAGCGTTCCGCACAGGTCCCAGCGTGGCCCCGCGCATGGTCTCCAAATGTCTGATAAATGTTTACTTACATTGTTTAGACGCATCTCCAGTGTCTCAATCTGCTTTTGCAGCCGTTTGCTACTATTTGCTTGCTCCACCTTCGCTACTATCTGGTTTTGCCtcagaatctttttttccagctctagtatctgcacacacagagggggaaaaaaaaaaaagaaaaaatataattatttctccACCCCTACATTCTGGACTCTTGTCAGGACACTTAGCCAAAGAAAATACCCTCTGTTGACCTGAACTACAGCAACCATGTCATTAATGAGCTCAGAGTTACAGAGGCAGCTTTAATCCCAAAGGATCCCATCCTGCACACGCAGAAACATAAACTGTAACTAGgaatgggtttatttttgtgtcacaaaggaaatgcagctgcctctgcagggaAATTCAGCAGGTGTTGAGCAAGGCACAGCAGCGGTCTGCGTGGAGTGGAAGTGATGAGGATGGTTTTTCGGTAGTGGTATTGTGCCGACCAGACAGGGGTCTGTGCAGTCCTCCTTGGGAATGAGTGGAGGAAAACTTTTGCCAGAAGTGGGGAGCAGCCAGAGGAAATAAATCCACAAGAAGAATGAAGCAGTTGGAGAACAACGAAGCCGGGGGGCGGTGGGAAAGGTATGACTCAGCCAAGAGATCCCTGGTTGAAAGCTAACCCTCTTGTGGAAAGCTCTGCAGCACCTTTAGCAAACGAAAACTACCCGAGCATGTTCCCTGACTTCTGTCATGGGCGGCTTGTTCAGAGCAGAAAGCTGCAGGGACATGTCACTGCTGTAGCACTGGGCTTCCCACCCCACGGTTGATCAAATCCAACCAGGCTGTCCTCAGGAGAAGTGCTGGGACATCCCGCAGATGTTGCTGCTCCTCTCTTTGTCGTGTCTCAGGCAGCACAactaaatgtttcatttttgcctcttaatcaggagaaaaaaaaagtcaagggaaaagcagagggaTGCTGCGTGACCCCAGGCAGGTGCGTGCCATCACAGCGGAGCCGCAGAGACCGGTGGGACAACAAGGTTGAGAGTCAGACCTTACTTTTCTAGCCAGTGCTGCTGACTTGAAGGGGAGCCTGGCTCTATCCGTTTGTCATTGTCATGTGTCTTTTGCCAGGAGGCAGCATGATATCCCAAGGCCTGAATTAAATGCGTTTCACACCGAGGAGTTTCAGCCACAGGGCTCACTCTGTGACTCTGCTCTGCTCTACCATGCTCAGCCAGGGAATGGTCCAGATGCTCTTACCTCGTTGTCCAGCTTAGCTAACAtggcttttctgtctcttatCAGAGAATCATACTGATATTTGTTCTCCAAACAGCTTTGGAGCTCCATACATTTTCTGTCATCCTGCATCACTCTTCTTGGGGACATCATCTGGCTCAGTGTTAATACCACCTCTTTGTGTTCTTGAGTCAGcgactttatttcttttctgtaaaaatggaACGACAAATGACATTTAGCACATCCCACCTGCAATGCCGGAGCAGGTCCTCACCCCTCCCCATCTCAGCAGCGGGGTCCCCAGATCTCGGCGTGGAGGAACTTTCCAAGCACAATGCAGCCGAGCAAAGCTGCACTCACTCCTGAGCCTGCAATTGCTGCCTCACGTTGACACCATAAgatttcctcttctctgctgctgtccGAAACTGTTGCTGCAGTGTCCTGATCTCAGCTTCAGCCAGCTTTTCTTTGTCCTTCACAGAGAAGTCTGGATGCTTCTGCCTCAAAGAGGGCCCTCCCCGCTGCCACAGAGAAGGAGAATTTGGTCACTTGAGCAAACACGACCAGCAGTGGTGGACAGCGGGAGCTGGACACAGGGGAGCGGGTTAATGGCATCACCACCTCCTGCTGTCTGTCACCACCTCCAGCTCTTTGCTGCCACCTAAGATGTTCACTATCACCCAAAAAACAAGCCCCACAAAGCAACTCCACGACCACAGCAGCTGAGCCACAGCCAGCACCTCGATTCCAGGACGGGGTGCAGACCTCCAGCAGCGGGGAGGGCAGGTGATGGCGGGTTGTCACCTCTTTTATCACCCAGCATGACTACGAGGACCATGTGAGTCAGAACCAAACCCACTCATGCTGGGGACATGACTGATCCCAGCTGACCTtgcccaggagcagagcaggagtgCTCACATCCCTGGCTGTGGGAAGGTGACTTGTAGCTGAGAAACTGCCTAACAGGTAAGCACTGAAGCTGCGGCAGAAGATCCACCACTACCTGTGTCCTCAGCTGATCCATATTCTCCAACTCTGCCTCCCCCCAACACCCAAATCtcgggccacagcctcctgcccagcacaggaGGGCAGGCAGAATCAGCCCCACCACAACCCACCACCTTGCTGGCAATGAAAGCCTGGTTTCCCCACCGCCTGTCCAGCTCACCACACCACAGCATTTATTTCTGCCCACGGCAGATCCTCTGTAGTGCCTGTGGAGAAGTTCAGCTTTGGTTCGTGCTTCAGTTTTTACCTTTGAGCCCATTTCTTCCAGCTAACTCCTCCGATTGCTCTGCGGACGCCTTGGGAAGGGGACGAGGGAGCCTCTGCGGGGCCAGGTCTGCTTTCCGAGGGGAGAAACAAAACCCGGGTAAGGGGGTGGTTGCATCCCCCTGCCCATCCCTCAGCACCCGCTCGCGTGTTTGGCACATGAGGAAACCATCACAGATGGCTGTGCGATGAATAAAAGGAGAGCATTTGTAGTGATGTCATCGCGAAACACGCTCCTCTTATCGAGTTTATAAGTAGGGGAAGAACAGATGGTTTGAGCTATTCCACCCCGTTCGGTACCTGGGTTTCCATAGAAATCCCAGCGAGGCTAGGCCCCCCCCGTGCCAGCGGGCAGAGCCCCTGGGGAGTGCAAATGGGGAATATCGCTTGGATTcacccccatcctgctgcagccagggagggCACAGGGCTGACCCCGCAGCCCTCACCCCCAAAGCAGATCCCCCCCCAGCTCCGCTGCATCCCCTCGGGCTGCCCTGTTCCCCCCTCGATGCTGCTCACCCCGCCACAGGGTGCTGCGGTTCCTCTCCAGCCAGGGGACGTGACTGCGGCAGCAGTCGGGAATTCCCAAGGAACAGCCTCTGTTTCCAGTGGGAAGCGCAGGAGAGGTGAGATCCAGGCAGGGAGCTGGTCCTGGTCCGGGTCCTGTGCCCTGCACTGCCCCAGGTGCCATGGGACAGGCACTGGCCTGGTTGCCACGACAGTGTCCTGACCGCAGAGTGTGGATGGGTTCTCCATGGGGACCGTCACCACGGAGGATGGAGCTAGGGGGTGGCCGGGGGCCGTGGGGAGTGCTGGGAGCCCACGCTACACCGACCAAAGGGGTTTCCATGCCCCAAAACCAGCCCTGAAGCGTGTGCTCTGATgtctccctggctgcagggtCACGGCAAGCAGAAATCCTCATTTTATCGGATCTCGCTTCCCTTTGCAGTGCTTGAATCATCCCATAACCTGGGACTTTAAAGCCTCTCGCTCCGAGCGGAGAGCAGCACCGGGTGCCTGACCGTCCCCAGCAGTGCTCCGGGGCCACGgagctgcccttccctccctctcctctcgGCCCCGCAGCCAGCTCCCCGGGCTTCCCACCTGGTTTCTATCAGTTTTGCTCGTGGAGAGGCAGGAATCACCACATCACTGCCACAGCCCTCGGCATCCAGACACCCTCATGGTGCAGCAACGGTTGGCACTGCCAACCTGGGGAAGGTCCCTGGGGACAGAGACCATTTAGGCGGGCAATAGAGGGGACAAATTGAGGATTCACGCcggcttctttcctttccatccAGGGAAGAACACGGGAGCCGTGGGCTGAGTCACAAGAGCCGTGATAATCCCTTCTCCATAAGCTGGAGCACGTGGCCGGCTCCTTCCCAGGGACTCGGCAAACCCTGAGATCCCTGGAGGGCAGAAGCACGAGACAGCGCTGGAGGCTGCAGCGGGGCTGTGTTTTGTAGCCCTGGTGTTGCTTACTCAGCTCTGGGATGAAGGGGAGTAGAAAAGCGCTGAAGGTGAGCAAAGGGCATCCGCGTCCCAGTTTGCAGGGCTGCGGCAAGTTGAAGGCGATGAGCAAAATCCCCAAACAGCGCATCGCTCTCGAGGCTGCGCCTCCCCATTATCCCGGAGACTTTGATGAGCTAACGAGCCAGCCATCAAGTTCCAGGCTAATTCACAGCCAGATAGGCTCTGAGGATGCATTTAATTGGAAATGATTTTCatggcagaaagcagaatgtGGCGTTAGATAAGAAAAATCACAACCAAGGGCAGAGCGATGCCGGGAAGGCACCGGAGCCTGAGGGtcccgccggggccgggggaagCTCCCGGAGCTTTTCATGCTGTTCCTGCATGATCGACAGCTCCGTGGGATAATAACGACAGCCTCTCCAGGGATGAGGATGTCACTCTGTCTCGGTGGCCCTGGCTGTGTCATACTGCAGATCCCTTCTCTCCAGTTCCCTTCTCCTCACCCTCAGCAGAAATTGGGCCAAACCTCCATTTCAGAATAAAGGTAAAGCTGCCGGGCTGGACgttatttttccagaaacaaTGATGCTGGGTGGCTCAAAAGCCTGGTTTCCCTTGTCTTGGACTAGTCCAGCCTCAAAATACAGCTCATATTGTCTGTCCTTTTTTGTGTTCCTTCTCCATGGACCAATTCTCAATTGTTCAGCAATGAAGAAGTCAGTAAATTAAACCATTGAGGAGGGATTTGATTTGGTAGAGTCTGTGTCTGTCACATTCATTGCAGAAGCACTTATTTTACTAAAAAGGGGACTGTTTTCACCCAAACAATGCTTGATTGTCAGACTTGCCCTGGGTGAGGGTGACTTCATTGTCTGGATGGACCTTTAAGCTGTGGCTCAGCAGAGCCGCAATCAGAGCAGGATGAGATCGTCTGTAACATCTGAATCCAGCGAATCTCCATCTTctgggagaaacagaagaaaagtgacTTTTTATGCAATTTTAATCTTAACCCATCTTCCCTGATTTAATAGGTACATTTAGCACTGATTGACACAGAGAAATTATTCCTTCAGCCGCAGATTTGGGGTGTAATTAAAACTGCTTGTACTATTTTAAGAGCCAAATTCTGATCTGTGCAACCAGTGTAAACCCTTCCCGATTTCAGCAATGTTTCTTCATATTTCCCCGTTTTCACTTGGTCCAGTTAAGCAGTGGCTGCAGGGGACGGT contains the following coding sequences:
- the CCDC63 gene encoding coiled-coil domain-containing protein 63; the protein is MMSPRRVMQDDRKCMELQSCLENKYQYDSLIRDRKAMLAKLDNEILELEKKILRQNQIVAKVEQANSSKRLQKQIETLEMRLNNVTVHFDTILTRNSELREEIESLRIQKAALDNSYLKLRKKLDQQRRRMNTAIKRSAQAYKQRMEVLAKISAMKETHSKDIVQYNVELQERERVLHQENKLKAFAIAKFTDRSELEEQAKKKKALKAAQRAKQSQGESFGSRVVAYNRLLELTEDGNIDHLLNSFIEKEEKNFACFKYITELNNEMEKIQWKIKDLQNEITALVADQKYAESNSLHDLKELEERLMQTTEKANWEKNRCEESNKVLDQLKSNMETVIKGIDCDATKTTKQLGENWHITDLNLMQFLGILEKMTTELLLKESILRYTLTKGSRRAQPLTNPLLGSTELLRTMDRARLCPPPPVLNSTANAVNALEVPLDHGQLRQLILQRQEKKRGSAAGTGKKGVKV